The following proteins are encoded in a genomic region of Terriglobales bacterium:
- a CDS encoding RHS repeat domain-containing protein, which translates to MNSKCDPNGNLIEHTVDGAVTRFEYDALNRLVAVLTPDNQRLTYSYEPGEESIVEGYEHSHASVADLRDTQESKGK; encoded by the coding sequence ACAGTAAGTGCGATCCCAACGGCAACCTGATCGAGCACACGGTGGACGGCGCGGTGACCCGCTTCGAGTACGATGCCCTGAACCGGCTGGTGGCGGTGCTCACCCCCGACAACCAGCGGCTCACCTACAGCTACGAGCCCGGGGAGGAGTCCATCGTGGAGGGCTACGAGCACAGCCATGCGTCGGTGGCCGACCTGCGCGATACGCAG